Part of the Toxotes jaculatrix isolate fToxJac2 chromosome 8, fToxJac2.pri, whole genome shotgun sequence genome is shown below.
agcCGTAACTTTAAAACCAGTGACCGTTTTTcagtgttgtggctgatcggaGCACATTTAAATTGTGCAAGCTCATACAAACTGTGCCAAGGAGAATGGTTcaggttgtgtatgtgtatttgtgtgtaagtgtatcTGTATTGTACATCATGTACTACTAGTTGATTGTTGTGGAAGTGGAAAGAAAATCAGATTACAGATTTCTTTTGcaaaacatatgcacacaacAGCTTAGTCAATGTTTATTCTTGATATGCACCCCACTCTACAAGTTGTGTTAATGTGAATTGCTGTAAATCAGGACTAATACTGACAATATGTAACCAACCTTTGTGAGCTGAGAGTGGAATGGGATTAAATGATGGACATCTCTGTGGTCAGCAGATTAAATATTATCtctaaaataaacagttttgaAAATAGCAACCCAGCAActgtttttgactgtttttgaaatttttctGCTGAACTAAGTGAGAATGTACAGTGCTCAGCCACAACATTTAAACccagtaactggttttaatgttgtggttgaTCAGTATATCGTATTCatggaatttaaaaataaataaataaataaacaaataaataaatagatagatacatTTTCCCACAAACGTTTGTTAAATTCAGAAATTTCGAAAACAATAATTTTCTAGCCCTTTATctcattttaaacattacatAAATTTTCAGAAATTTTGTGGCAGTCAACAGTTAAATCCCATATTGTaggttttttttaagcattcaCATGtatgcaacttttttttaaataaccttAACactttttcagtgtctttttctAGTGTGagtaaaataacatgaaaaaaaattctagaaaaaaaagactagaaaaaaaaggtagagCTCAAACTCTCAACTGGCTCAAATCATGCCATTTGCCTTACAAAAATTTGAGAATATGCTCTTGTAAATGCTTAACCAGAGACGGTTTGTAAATGTAGCCATATCAGTGTGTGCAATACTTTGTAAATGTCATATCAATGTGAAAATATGCTTTAACAGTCTTTGACAAAAGTGTGGTAGTTTCAACAGATACTGTTTCCATCTGGTTGTGCTAATTTTGTTTCCATAACATGAGTTCATCTAGGGTCATTTTATGTAATCTATAAATCTCAATACATTTTCAAAGTCAGCAACTTACTTGGCATCATGAGTTAATCGTTGATTTGTAACAATTAACTCAGTCCTACTGGTGAGATCAAAggttaaaagtgtgtgtgaatatgtgtgtgcttCAAGAGGTTACATCCAACTGGTTGAAATATCAACATCAGTCACTAAAGAAATgaagtgtttctgtgctgtatccCAGTTGTATCATGGATGCAGCAGAGTTTCGGCGCAGAGGAAAGGAGATGGTGGACTATATGGCAGACTACCTGGAGAACATAGAACAGCGACCTGTCTACCCGGATTTGGAACCAGGGTATCTTCGTTCCTTGATCCCCACCGAGGCCCCATTGGAGCCTGAGAATTATGAGGACATTATAAAAGATGTGGAGAGGGTCATAATGCCAGGGGTGAGCTGATACTTGCAGATGTACATGCTGTTGTAGATGTACAGATTCTCATGTTGTTCTCACAATGTCATTCAAATGTCCTTTGCTGGTTGTAAAATCTTGACGCCACCTGTAGGGACCACATGTTGTACTGTTtcactaataaaacaaaacaatttcatgTCCCATACCTAAAAGAACTTTTCAACAACAATACCTAGCAACagctcattttcatcatttattttattccatcTCAGCATAGCATagatgaaataaaatggaattattataaattaaattattaaaaggaAAATAGGTATTTTAAAGTAATATGAAATTGTGCTTTATAAAGCTTTTTGTTAGTGTTGCTTTTGAAACAATTACAGCAACTACTAGGAGGATAAAAGTTTTGTGCAACAGACAAGAGCAGGCATGTTCTTGAAAACACTGAAGTCGAAAACATGCAAtggtttttgtctgtctgtatacTAAGGGTTTTTACTCAATGCTACATGAGTTGCCCAATGAGCAACAGAAGTGGTTTTGGAAACCCCtaacctttttttaaaagagtGTTGCTCCTTTCAGACCTGCAAGACATCAACAATACTGTCCCTCCAGCACCTCTACTCCTTTACCAAAGTGGGAGTATGCAGTAGTCTTACTTGTTGACTTGCACTAGAAAAACCATGCAGTAGGAATTCAGCTACTGTATTGTGTATACAGATTTCCTTTGCAACCAAAATCTACAGCAGTTTATTTCATTCGATAACATTTTTGTGGCAAAAGAATTGACAGTCATTGAAAACCCCATCTGTGGCTTTTGGCAATGAACCGCCCAGTGTTTATATATTCATCAATCATTCTGGTGACCACTCGTTCCCAATGAAGAACTAAAGTTGATCTTGCTTTCAAATTAAGAAAGTGTTTGCACGTCTTGTCTGTCTCCAGGTCACCCACTGGCAAAGCCCACACTTCTTTGCCTACTTTCCAGCTACCTCCTCTTACCCTGGCATGTTGGCTGACATGCTGTCTGGAGCCATTGGCTGCATTGGATTCTCCTGGGTAGCTAACACTTTCCTGTGTCGCTGTATCTTATTCTGTATTTCAAGACTGTTGCAgaacattttgagttttttgtctatattttgtgtgtgtgtttcaggctgcCAGCCCAGCCTGCACAGAGCTGGAGACAGTGATGTTAGATTGGCTTGGGAAGATGCTGCAACTGCCTGGGAGTTTTATAGCCGGGACTCACGGTCACGGAGGAGGTGTCATCCAAGTAAGTTGAATTTAGTTTAGTATCAGATGCTCTGTGTAACAAAACCTGTCCACAGGAGAATgaataaaggaaaataaaaaataatacaggGACCTCCAtcttattgcattttttttttgtccataaaTTCTTATTAGCTGCTATACGATGGTGTTGGGTTTTTATAGCTGATTGTGAGGCTTGTGGCCAGGAAGTGATGCAGAATGATAGtcttttctgtgtatttatttacattgaAACTGTCAGGTATCTGTATTTCTATACTTTCTCTAATGTACTTGCCAGTCTGACTTGTGGAAGAACAAAGGCATTTATACGCACTAACAACTCTGAACCCATATTCATCAGCAATTTGTGTGCTATTGAtttgtcttctctttctctccctgatTCACACTGGCTGAAAATTGGCAGGAAATTGCCTTTTAATATGtcatccacagacagacagagatgacagTGACGGTGCTGGCATTGTTTTTGTGAGGCAAAAGGCTAAACATTAGTTTAGTGTTCCATTgactgaaacagcagcagcggGGGCAGCTGATagctatatatgtgtgtgtgtgtgtgttcatgggaTGGGGTGTAGTGGCGCATGAGAGCGCACGCTGATGACAGATCATTTCATGCCTCTTCTATTGTGACCACCAGAGTGTgagggtgtgtttatgtgtgtgctcatctggttcatcatgtttttgtttctgtcttgcCACTCTCCTTTTTAAGTGCAGCTTACCAGCTCGCTATGGCAACGAATGGGGCTCTTCTCGCTGCAGCAGGGCTAATGAGTGTTGTGACAGCATATTGCCAGCCTATTATTATAAACCTTATACCAACACAAAGGGGAACTGGGATGGTTTCAAAAAGGCCCTCTGGTGACCTTAGACTTCCCTTTTTACTTTTGTGTGAGTCATTAGACTTTGGTGGCAGAAGAAGACACTTTGCCtatgattaaaataaattacaaatgaCAAAAGATTAGTCTAATTGACCAATGcatcagagaaaacacaatagTGTGTTATCATTCTATGGTACCTTCTACATCAAGTTCCTCAGATCATCTTTAGCAGTGGAACATCACTTAAGATCaattgtgctgtgttttcagctggGAAAAGGATGTTATGGTAAAAAGCCAGCTCAGTTATATTGAATAAGACAAAATCATGTTTTGCCTTCACTGGTGGGTAGGAAGATAGATGGAAAGCTCAAAGGCTAATGTCcaaaggaaaagacaggaagtacaccTGGGTTGGCCGTGTTTGGAAGCATGAGGTTTGCGTTTGTTGTCTgtttgaaacagttttttttttttgttcagtttcttaGAGTTAGCGCCCTGAAAATTGTAGTGATTTGATGATGGGTAGGTTGATTAATTGATCCATTTTGTGGATCCCTGACCTCTCAGTGGTTGAGCTTAATTTTACTCCACCTCACAATTTGTTTTGACACAAATGACACAACCTATATGAGCCTGCTTGTTTGCTGTGTAATTTGTTCTTATTGATTGAGTGATTTGAACATTTCATTGACGTTCTTGTAGTAATGCCCCCTGATACCTCAGAAGCCACGCTTCACTTCATTATGTAGCCTCAAACAATTCTCTCTGTATTAGACTGTCTGATGATCACACAGTTTCTACATACTGTCGTTTTCTTCTCTAATCACAATGTGGAGATGTCACAGCATTCAAATCAAAGAGAATATCCAACAGCACAAAATGCTGACcagctctgagtgtgtgattgtgtgcttTCAAAAAAATTGAGTGTGATACTACAGGCTAAATTCATTATAGGAAGTATAAATATAAGAGTTAGTTGAttatttttctatcattttttaTCATATTAACAATACAGTAGGAATGCTCACACAATCAACTGACTTTGTGAATGTTGCCAGTAGCTTCTATACCATTTAAATTTGTATAATTTTTCAACAATCGAAAGAGGTTTACCAAATGCTGTCCTTTGCTGAAACATCAGCTGGAAAACCACAGAACCTCCTTTGGAAACATGAAGATCGACCCTGCTCACCAGAATTAGTTTTCAAGTACATTGTAGTCAAGAACATGCCATGCATCTTCTGAACCATGTGTACATGTCTAGACTGAGTTGTTCACAAGATCATATTGAACTACAGCATCCCCAACTACATTAGTCAACAAGTTGTCACTAGTGGGAGCTGAAATAGTACTGTACAAGTTTACTCTTTCTCCACCAGGGCACAGCCAGTGAGGCGACCCTGATGTCCTTGCTCGCTGCTCGTTGTAAAGCAGTCCGATGGGTTCAGGCCTCCTGCCCTGAAAAATCAGAGGCTGAAATCCTCTCCAAACTGGTGGCGTACACCTCTGAGCAGGTAAGAATTAGAACAGATTTCAAGTTTTACTAGTGTCTGATTTATGGCTAAAGCAAGAACTCCACTTATTTCTCTCAAATTCCTGACTTTACACATCAGTCTAATTTTAATAACGTTGTGTCCTTGAATAGCCAGAACTGCTggacaaatgaaaatacaatgcAACTGTGCATTTGCAAAGTTTCTGCAAAGATGTTGACTTCTGTAAATGGCCTCCACGTGGACTCAGATCATTAAAGGTTACCTCGGTaacagtgaaagacagagacagagggtcAGTCAGGCAGTTGCTAGCTCTGATCAGGTTTAATACCAGGCTGACTTTGTGATTGGGTTAGGGAGTTGCCTGAAGGCCACAAAGACCTTTCAAGGGAGGCCAGTTAGTTCTTTTTCTACTGAAGAACACTGTTCCATTGATGGAAAGGACATGTCTAACGTATGCATGTGAATCTTTTTGCACAGTTATCTATTGTAGAtgaccagaagaaaaaaaacatttaatcgGTGGTTGAGCATGGTACAAAAATTCCGACGTGGAAGAAACATTGATCAAATCTACCATTATCATAGTGTTGTGTGAACTTCAACACACTGGCAGTAATTGTGGGTTTTCCTAGTTGACAGGAAGTCCTCACATTACTTAGAATATTGTTTCTCTTTGAGTACTCccatttaacatttattaaaatgtgtgtgtgtaatagcaCTTAGATTTGGCTGTTAAGGTTTATCTTCtgcatttctttcctctttaGGCTCATTCCTCTGTGGAGCGTGCGGCTCTGATTGGAGCAGTGATGATCAAGAAGGTACCTACGGACAACACCTATGCTGTCAGAGGGGACGACCTTAAGAAGATGTTGGAggaggacaaagcagctggacTCATCCCTTTCTatgtaagaaaaaacaaaaatctacatCCAGCTATCGTacagacaccacacacagatggacacacatAGCAACATCTCCAACATTAAATTATGTTCTTTTTCCATTGATTCATACACATCTGTCATTATTTGCTTTTGCTACCCATACACCTACAACCAGTTGCACAACCACCCACAGACTTGACAGCCACAACTGATGCTGCTTTGCACACCCTGAGGCCTCTGCTGAAGGATAACATTGTTTCTGCTGAATCTAATCTATGTCTATCTGGTTAAGGACAATAATCCTTGCCTCATCTGGAAGCACAGATCACTATCAGTGTATAATATTCATGGGGGCTGCAACACTCTGGCAGCTCTgcatcatttgtgtgtgtccaaacTGGCTGGATCTATGTTTAGATAAGAAACTGATGTCAAGCCTTGTGTAAAAGCAATATGTTACAGTAACTGCGTTGACGGTGgatttgtatttaatttttttgtataATTAGATCTGTTGTTGCGACAGGTAATAAAGCACTTTAGGGTCTTTAtgatttgtatgtgtgtatgtttcagtTCTGTGCGACTCTCGGCACCACTCCATCGTGTGCTTTTGATCACATCACCGAGCTGGGGCCCATATGTGAGTCAACCACTGCAGCAGCGCACTCTTGATTTTTTTGGTTCATAACAGGAAGTGGACTGTAAAACCCAATTGGCTTTATTAgctttgacacacacacgcacaaatatTCTTTATTAGCTTTACAAGCACTTGTGTTAAGTTGTGACCGGCTTTGACTTAAGTAGGACCAGGTTGTTTGGAAGGAAAATCCAGATAAATAAGGAGTCAGAGTTAAAAACTCCCATTAGCTCCAACCAAGTATAATGCGTGACCAAAAAAGGTATATATTCAGTCAATTTTCTAAATATTCAGTATTAATTTTACCGATCCTCAATTATTCCCAGCTAAAGATAATTTACGCTCTACAGGTTTTATACCCCAGGTTGTTAaatcaagacaaacaaaagcagttcTTTTACAGATGTAACTAACCTCTCTGTTCCTGTCTCTTCCAGGTAATAA
Proteins encoded:
- the ddc gene encoding aromatic-L-amino-acid decarboxylase — protein: MDAAEFRRRGKEMVDYMADYLENIEQRPVYPDLEPGYLRSLIPTEAPLEPENYEDIIKDVERVIMPGVTHWQSPHFFAYFPATSSYPGMLADMLSGAIGCIGFSWAASPACTELETVMLDWLGKMLQLPGSFIAGTHGHGGGVIQGTASEATLMSLLAARCKAVRWVQASCPEKSEAEILSKLVAYTSEQAHSSVERAALIGAVMIKKVPTDNTYAVRGDDLKKMLEEDKAAGLIPFYFCATLGTTPSCAFDHITELGPICNKENMWMHIDAAYAGSAFICPEFRPLLNGVEFADSFNFNPHKWLLVNFDCSAMWVKKRADIIGAFKMEPLYLKHENQESGLVTDYRHWQIPLGRRFRSLKMWFVFRIYGLTGLQAHIRKQVALAKEFESLVRADKRFEICAEVIMGLVCFRLKGSNELNQNLLKKITKSREIHLVPCQLSGRFVLRFAICARTTESRHIQQAWRHITQLTFELLQEPNH